The Candidatus Omnitrophota bacterium sequence CGGTAGCGCTGGTAGCGATCGGGGATTTCTTGAGGGGGAACTTTACATTGGTCAGCGTGGGGTTGGCAGCGGCAGTAATAGGGTTCATAAAATTCAAAAAGACCGAGACAGGGAAACATATACTTGATAAGATCATGCTGAAAATACCCGTAGCGGGGGAAATGGTGCTCAAGATACACGTTTCCAGGTTCGCGCGTACGTTATCGGGACTTATTGGATCTGGTATCCCGCTTAACAGGGGGCTCGAAATAACGGTAGAAGCCGAACAGAATTATGTTATAAAGAGTGCTTTAGAACAGGTAAGGGTTGCCATAGTCGGGGGGACAAGCCTGGCCCAGGCCCTTCAGGACGCCGGTATCTTCCCGGATGTTGTCATACAAATGGTGGCCGCCGGGGAAATTAGCGGTAATCTGGACAAAATGACCCTGGACGTCGGGGATTACCTGGACTCGGAAGTGGACCAGGCCATTAAGATGATAACCACTCTTATAGAACCTTTGCTTCTCGTGTCTATGGGGGTGGTCATAGCCTTTTTGGCATTATCCATTTTATTACCGGTTCTTGGTGTGGTAAAGGCTTTTAAGCATTAAGAGAAGGAAAAAAACCAATCATACTATTTATTGGCACAACAGTAAGGGGTTTTTGTTTGCATTTTACGTAATAGTAATATATATTTTAAATATAGTATGGTAACAAAGAGTGTCAAAAGAAAAAAAAAGGCACCATACGGGGGAAAAGGCTCTATACTTATTATGGTCATAATAATGTTCGCTTTTTTGACCAGTATGGGTGTAGGCTTATTCGCTTTAGTGAATTTGCGGTTCAGTGAGGTGCAACTCGAGATAGACAGGACGAAAGCGTTCTATCTGGCTGAGGCGGCTATATCTCTGTCGATAAATAGCCTGAAACATAGCGGAACAGGGTCAGTAGGGCCAGTGACTTTAGCGGACGGTAGTGAATACAGGGCAAGCGTGTCCGGCGGGATAGTAACGGGTATAGGTAAAGTTGCCGGCATCACTAAAGAGCTGGAAGTTACTTTTAGTAGTTGACGCAGAGTAGATATTTAAGGATAGACGCAGCATTTCAGATAATGGATATCCGGAATGCCATAAAAACAGGAGGTGCTAATGAGGACCAGGATGTTGTTAAAGAATAAGGGTTTTACCCTTATAGAGTTGATCATAGTCATAGCCATACTAGCCATTCTAGCGGCGGCTATAGTGCCTAACTTTATGGGTTTTGATAAGGACGCGAGGATATCTACCACAAAATCCAACCTTGAGACCATACGTTCAAGGGTGAATATGTACAGGCACAAGAACGGGGTATACCCCAACACTCTGACAAGGTTGACAGATGATACCTATGACGATGCGGGAGCGAAAGTGCCATATTTGAGGAATATCCCGCCGGAAATGGTACACAACCTTAAAGAAAAAGAGGGGAATAACAAAGTGTTCTCTGCCGCTGGAGATTCGAATAAGGGTGGATGGTTCTATGATACGGCCGCGGGCTACCAGGTATCCGTTAATCATACCGCTCCATTGGGACCGGATTGGGGAGAATATTCCGCAATAAACCCGGAAAACTGGTAATTAAGCGGTTAGCGTTACTATGACATGACTCAGGGATGTGCCGTACTTGCCTGATCAATAGTGCGGCGCATCCTGTCTTTTAGAGGGAACAACCTACTCGCGACAATTATAAATATGCAGAAAAGGGCATTACTTGGGGACTTGCTTGTCAGCAAAGGCTTGGTTAAGGCCGAGGATATACAAGCGGCGCTTGAGGAGCAGAAAAGATCACATCGCCCTCTGGGGCATATTCTTGTCGAAAGGAACCTCATAACGGAATCCGACCTCCTTCTGGTGCTCGCCCAGCAGCTGGAATATCCATATGTCAACATAGCCGAAGAGGAAATAGAGCCGGACGCGATGAATGCCGTAACGTTCGAGATGTGCGAAAGCCTCAACATCATACCTCTAGGACTTGATGGGAAGAACATCAAGGTGGCCATGGCCGACCCCATGGATCTCAATGTCATAGATATGTTACAGGAAGCTACCGGCATGACGGTCCTTCCCCATTTCGCGGCATCCAAGGATATACGCCAGAAACTGGAGAAGATCAGGTCCGGGGCAAGCGTAGAACAGGCCGCCGGGGACGAGATGAACGAACTTGCCCTTGGAGGGTCCACCATAAAAATAGTGGACGATATCATCGAAAAAGCCATTGAGTTAAGGGCCAGCGACATACATCTTGACGCGGAAGAAGAACAGATGAAATGCCGCATGAGGATAGACGGGGTGCTTATCGTTACGGGTACCTTTCCCAAGGAGATGAAGGCGCCGCTTGTCTCCAGGATAAAGATCATGTCAGGTGTTAATATCGCCGAAAGACGTCTGCCGCAGGATGGCAGGATAAACGTGAAGGTCCGGGATAAGGACATAGACCTACGAGTTTCCACTTTCCCGACCGTGTTCGGGGAATGTATAGTAATGAGGGTACTCGACAAATCAAAAGGGATATATAAGCTTGATGAGATAGGCATGGATAAACAGGATATCGTTGTGTTTCGCCGTATCATCAACAGGCCCTACGGCATGTTCTTTGTGTGCGGGCCTACCGGATCGGGAAAGAGCACTACCTTATACGCGGCTCTTAACGAAATGGACAAAATAGAGAACAATGTCATTACCATGGAAGACCCGGTGGAATACCAGATGCCGCAGGTAAAACAGGCTCAGGTAAACGTGAAAGCCGGATTCACGTTCGCTACGGGGCTCAGGGCAATACTCAGGCAGGACCCGGATATAATAATGATAGGAGAGGTCAGGGACGTGGAGACCGCCGAGATCGCGATACAATCCGCTCTTACCGGCCATCTCGTGTTCTCCACCATACATACGAATGACGCGGTAAGCTCGGTCGCGCGACTTCTGGATATGGGGGTGGAGCCATTCCTTATCGCGTCTTCACTCATAGGAGTTCTGGCGCAAAGGCTTGTAAGGCGTCTTTGTCCGGAATGCAAGAAACCCGTGAAGAACATCCCGGAAGAAGTGGCAAAAAAATTCGGCATAACGCCGGAAGAAGAGAAGAACGTCTTCCAGCCCACAGGGTGCCCAAAATGCAATATGACCGGATACTACGGACGATGCGGAGTGTTCGAGCTTTTAGAGATCAACGACAATATCAGGGAAAAGATCGTAAAGAACGCTTCGCAGCAGGAAATAAAAGAAACAGCCCTGGCTAGCGGCATGAGAGCTCTTATGGATTGCGCCAAGACCAAGGTTATCGCGGGGATAACCAGTATAGAAGAGGCCCTTCTTTTAGAGACCAAATAACAGGTCAATTATCTGTCAGGTTTCACCATCTCCTTGTTTATGACCCTCCATCTTTGCGGCAAGATATCTCCCCCGAAAGATCCGAACTGGAGTTCTCCTCCCTGGGTGGACATATAGTCCACAGTTGCCTCAGCATACACTTTTTCGGAGGTAGTGCCCGAGCTTCTGGAAACCTTTATTTCGCATACGCCGTTCTTTACCTGGGTATCGCCGTCAGAGTAGGCCAGGCAATCTATCCTGTAAATATTAGCGTCCGGAGTAAGGCTCCCGTCCGCTCCGAGAACGAATTTGGAAAGAGTAAAGTTCGTGGAAACATCTTCCGTTATTATCCTGCCACCGACCTTGTCCTCCATGATCTTGATCTTTGTGTTAAGAGGCCCGCGCGGGTTCACCGTAGCGGCGTTCTCGACCACTATCTTCGCGGCAAGCAGGTTTATGGGGGCGGACACTGTGACGGAAGCCGGGTAGTTGATGTCATATACGGAGAAATCGCTCTGCGACAATTCGGGATTGATGTTCTTGACGTCTTTGTACAGGATACCCCACGAGGCTTCGGGGACATCGACGCTCAAGAGCTCATCCTTGTCGGTGTATAACGCTCCGTCCCTGAACACGAAGTCCTTTCCCGTTCCGTCGAAGATTATCGTTCCGCGGTAGTTCTCTATGTCCGCGTTATTCGCGTCCCTGGCGGTAACGCGAACCGTAAAGGGTTCTCCTGTATAGAAGAACGCCCGGTTCGCCGGTATGCCCGGGATACGGATATTGAAACTGGCAGGAACGAAGTTCACCTCTTCTGACACACCTTTCTGGTTCTGTAGATAATAATCAGCGCACTCTATTTTCAGCGTTCCCCACCTGTTGTACTTACAATTAGGGGCTGTGGCGGTGCCGCTGGTCCACGTAAAGGAGGTGGGTGCGGTAATTGTTCCGCCCTGGTAGTTCGACGGGTCCACGTAGGAATTAACCCGGATATAGACCGGCCCGAGGAAGTTAGGGCAGATGTCACTATGGTAATTGAGCGCTTCGAGGTTAACGTCGAACGTATCGTTCACCTCGACATTCTCTGGAGCATCCACCGTGAAAGTATATGGAACAAAACGGAATTCTCCCGAAGATGATTCGGTTTCCCCGTTCATCGGGTCCGATACCACGAAAGAAACGGTACCGCAATCCGGATACTCCAGGCCGGTCAAGGTTATTTCCGGGCCGTTCATGGCAAACGACGATATTGAAAGTTCCGCCGAACCCGTCGCGGGATTGAGCTTTCTTGCCGCGATGGATAGTGTCCCCGTGAAAGATTCGCCGTCGCGTGTGCCGATCACAAGATCGAAAGGTTTGCCGGCCACGCGTGTATATTGGCCGTCGGCAGGACGGATCTTATAAGTGTTGAAGGGCGATAATATCCCGATAGTAAGGTAAGCGTCCTTATACGCGGAGTCCGCATGGCCCCTCAGTACGACACTTAACGGAGGCGGGGCCGTTCCGTTGTACTTGAAGTAGAACTCGGGTGTTCGTGTCGTCCAACGCCTAATGGTAATGCTGGATATTTCATTGGTCCCATTGGGATCGGAATAAAAATGGCATCCATTTTCCCTGGAAGCCGAGAGGTCTATCACAAGGTCCTGGTTCCCCTCCGGGGTTTTAGCGTTGCCGAAACAGTCCCGGAGCTCTATCTTATAAGGACCCTCGAGCCTGTTGTAGTCCAGCGTTTTTGGACAGTCAGATGTGAAAACAAGTCCCTGTAACCAGCTGATGTATACGGTGCCGTCACGCCCGTTATACTGCGCGTCGTAGGCCCGGCCGCCCGAAGCAATGACTTTATCAATAGAGGTGAAGTCTTCGCCATCATCAGCATGAAGGGCGATCCTTCCGCCGCCGGAACCGGCGTCGTAATATGTCGCGTCGCCATAAGCCCTTGAACCGGAAGCCGTTACTGATCCTGACCCCTGCATTTTAAGGCCTCCGTACAGGAAGACGCTGCCACCGGTAGAACCGGAAGGAGACGGATAACCGTTGGATTCAACGGTGCCGTTAATGGTCATCGTACCTTCCCTAAAGGTTGTCAGGTCAATGGCATAAAGAAGCACGATACCGCCGGAAGCGGCGTATCTTGACCCCGTGCCGGACTGGAGCGGGTAGTATGCGTCGCCGTAAGTCCCGTATTTATAGGTGGATACCTCGCCGGCGGATATCTTGCCTGACAGGCCTCCATAAGAGGGACCCTTATAGCCGGTGCTTTGAACGAGCGGGCAGATGCCCGGTCCGCGTTGCGCGTCGTTCCCAAGACCGGTGGCGGAAACGATCCCACCGCTTTCCACTACGATATTTCCACCGAGGATGAAGGTGTACGGCCACGGAGCGGAATACCACGCATTGCTCTTGGCTTTAAGTTCGGGGAGACAATCTACTTCCAGTCGGCCCCTGTTCTTGATGGTCAAATTGCCGAAGTTATATAGGAACAAGTCGTTTGAACAATCATGGCCCAGTCTCAGCGTGCGCTTGATCTCAAAATTCCTCTTCATGTTCGTGGGGAACGCGATAGTCCCGGCATGCCCGCGGGAAACATATGTAGTGGGATAACTCCCGGAAGGCGAATCGTATACCGTACCGCCGTTGACGCTCATCGGTCCTGTGAAAGTCAGGTCCGTATTCCCGGAAGGGTTCACGAAACTTATTCTGCCTCCGGAACCTCCGCCGACAGCCGTACCGGCAGAAGAGGACTTATAGTATCCACGTCCGCCGGCCGCGGAGATCACGCCCTCACCGGAAACGGTGTCAGCGATGAACCAAACGCTTCCTCCGGAACCTCCGTAATTTACTGTGGAGTCCGCGGAGACCTTTCCGTCGACTATAACATTATTCGCGGAAAGTTTTATGGCTCCGCCACCCTTGGAGCTCAGGCGGCCCACACCCCATTCTTCCGGGGAATAAGCGTTACCGTAGGTTACGGGGAAATAGTTCGGATGCGAGGCGTTATAGGCGGTGTATCCGCTGGTAGAGTTGCCTTCCACTACGGTGAAACATCCGCCGAGACTGCCATAGGACCCGCCATAATACATGTTCCTGTTCGAGGTTGTGGAGCCGTACGGGTCGTGTCCGTGTTTCAGGTCCGGGGTCGTATTCTTGTCGTATCCAAGGTCATCGGCTTTTATCCATCCCGTATCATGCACGTTGATGTCGCCGTTAACGGCAAGGTTGATGCGGCAAGAACCGCCAAAAGTGCCGTCGTCGCTACCATGGCCATTGCCATGGCCGTTGTTCGGGGTTGTCAGCGTGCCCTGTTCATATGTGAGGGTGCCGTATACGTCGAGGTCCAGGATAGTGATCGGGTCAACATCCAGCGGGACCATGGTCGAGGGGTCTTCCTCCGAGGGTCCTTCCGGGCGTATGGTCACGATATGGCCTTTATTTATAGTGACGTTATGTGAGGACAGGGGGACCATTTTGAGGTCCCATGTCTCAGGATCATCCCAGTATCCGCTTTTCCTGCTCGCGATATTGGAACTTTCGGTGAACGTTATCACATCGGTAGAACCTGTTATGGGATCGTCGACCAGCCCCATCAACTGGTCGTCATTGTCCGTTGCCGTTATTCTTATACTTTGCGGGTCTACCGGGGCATCATAAGCCAGGTATATGGTCCCGACCCCTCTTTTAAAGTACGCGGAGGATACGGTGGTTTTACTAAGCGTCCCGGCTTCCTCGCCCGGGCCCGGGTTTACGAGATCAAATGTGAGTTCGATAGGGGTCAGGGGCGAGTAGAACGGGAACGTCTCGACAACCCCCTCAGGCGTTGTCCTCTTGGCGGTTATTGTCAACTTGAAGTCCTTTCTGGTCGCCTGATTGGCCGCGGCACTGACCTCAAAGAACTCGGTTTGAGGCAGGAACGTAATGGTCTTGGACACCCCGGAGATGTAGTCATGGCGCACGTCCTGGACAACGAACCGCACTTTACCCTTACCTCCATAAATAAGACCGGGTTCCGGGAGTATGGTTATAGTACAGACACCGTTCACGAATGGATATTTGACGGGGTCTACCAAAGTCATGTTAAGCTCGTAATCGTCCAACGGGATCTCCGGTTCCACATAGATGAGAGGTTTAAATTCCACATAACCACTATAGGCTGTACACGTTGGTAATATGTCGGGATCAGCGCCTTCCCCCTCCACCGCGCGAATAGTAAGCTCTAACGGCTTGTTGCGGACAAGAGTATAATCATCGGGATAAGCGGCGTCGGTAGCCAATGTTGGCGTGATGGAGAATTGGCGTGTAGCCTGGCGTATCTCGAAGTAGGTATTGATCCGTCCTGAGATCGAGTTAGTATGGCCCGAAGCCGTGACGCGAAAACGTATCAAGGTATGGAATCCCGTATAAAGCGCCTTTATCGTGCATTTGCCGGCAGCGTCAAAGGTATATCCTCCGGTGGGGATGTCAACGAGGCTTACTGTCCCGGTCGTTCCCTCACTGCCGTAGGCGATCTCCGGGAATATGCCCGTTATGGTCTGGCCGGCATAGTCGTCAGAATTATCCCCATTCCATTTTTTTGCCTGTATGTTGATCGTGAACGACTCATTCTGGTATTTGGGATCGACGTCGGGCTGGGTCAGAAGTGAAACAGCCAGCCAGGTAGTTTCCTGTTTGAACGTGAGGATGACCTCACCCTTTATATCCGGGTTCTCATGGTCCTTGGCTATTACCTTGATGCTTCTTATCCCCGTATATTTGG is a genomic window containing:
- a CDS encoding prepilin-type N-terminal cleavage/methylation domain-containing protein yields the protein MRTRMLLKNKGFTLIELIIVIAILAILAAAIVPNFMGFDKDARISTTKSNLETIRSRVNMYRHKNGVYPNTLTRLTDDTYDDAGAKVPYLRNIPPEMVHNLKEKEGNNKVFSAAGDSNKGGWFYDTAAGYQVSVNHTAPLGPDWGEYSAINPENW
- a CDS encoding ATPase, T2SS/T4P/T4SS family — its product is MQKRALLGDLLVSKGLVKAEDIQAALEEQKRSHRPLGHILVERNLITESDLLLVLAQQLEYPYVNIAEEEIEPDAMNAVTFEMCESLNIIPLGLDGKNIKVAMADPMDLNVIDMLQEATGMTVLPHFAASKDIRQKLEKIRSGASVEQAAGDEMNELALGGSTIKIVDDIIEKAIELRASDIHLDAEEEQMKCRMRIDGVLIVTGTFPKEMKAPLVSRIKIMSGVNIAERRLPQDGRINVKVRDKDIDLRVSTFPTVFGECIVMRVLDKSKGIYKLDEIGMDKQDIVVFRRIINRPYGMFFVCGPTGSGKSTTLYAALNEMDKIENNVITMEDPVEYQMPQVKQAQVNVKAGFTFATGLRAILRQDPDIIMIGEVRDVETAEIAIQSALTGHLVFSTIHTNDAVSSVARLLDMGVEPFLIASSLIGVLAQRLVRRLCPECKKPVKNIPEEVAKKFGITPEEEKNVFQPTGCPKCNMTGYYGRCGVFELLEINDNIREKIVKNASQQEIKETALASGMRALMDCAKTKVIAGITSIEEALLLETK